The Candidatus Zixiibacteriota bacterium region TCTTTAAATATCACTAATTCTTTTTTCTTTTTATTATTATATTCATTTCTAGTTTTATATTTTAACTCAATTGCAAAAATTGATTTATCACATTCTACCCAAATATCTATATATTTATCATCAATACATTTTTCTAAACGAATTTTTAGTTCTTTTTTTTATTATGCATCTCCCAAGCCAAAGCATGTTGAAAATCTGCTTCATTATGAAAAATTGGTCGACTTTCACTAAGACTTTCCAAAATTTTTTTCATTATTTATATCCTTTAACATTAGTTCTATATAGGAGTAGGTCGGGTTCCGACCAACGGGAGAAACCCGACACCTCACTCATTCGCCAAACTCTCCTTTAATATCTATTCCATCGGCAACGCCCCATTTGCGTTCAAAAACGTCTTTATTATTTATACCTTCAATATCGTTAAGCAAGTTTTTTCTCTATTTATGTGAGTGGTGTACATCCTCGTGCACTATCTGTGTTGGTAGGCAGGTTTGCCTAAGGCGAACACTAAACACATGAAACATATCGGGTTTCTTCCTCCCCATCAAGATGGGGAACCAGAACTACTGCCTGCCCGCTTTCTTCTCCAACATAATCTTCATCCGATAATCCTTGGCCTTCAAGCTATACTTGCCCTCTGGCGCAAGCCGTAGATATGCCTCAAACCATTTCAAGGCGCGGTCAGAATCCTGCTGTTTGTAATAAAGCGTGCCAAGCATGTAGTAGGAATTTGAATGACTGTAAGCCTCTGCCGCCTTATGGAAATTCGCTTCGGCTTTTACGGTATCGCCAGCCGCAAGCTCAATCTTCCCCAGCCCATAATAAGCATCAGCATAGGTCGAATCGGCTATAATAGCAAACTCGTAGCATTGTTTAGCCATCTCATATCGCTGCCATTCATAATGAACATTCCCCAGACGGTAATAACTTCGGGGTTGAATATAGCCTAAGTCTTTCGCCCGATCGTACCAAGTCATCGCCTCATGAAGATCGCCCTGCTCATAATATATATCGCCGATACGCTGGTACGAATCCGAATCCTTAGGATTGAATACAATCGCACCCTCATAATAGACAACTGCGCTGTCGGTTTCATTCAATTTCTCGAAACAGACAGCCATCTGACGGTAAACCTCCGGGTTGCTATCCTGGATTTTCATAGCCTTGCGGAAATGCTTTATCGCCCTCTCGTATTTTCTATTCAGCATCAGCTCATGGCCGGTCTGATAATTATTAAGGAACCGCTCTTCCGGCGGCAATTTAGGTCCGCAGGCGGACGATAATAGAATTCCTGCCGCCCAAAATGCGCAGATTATTTTGGGCATTAATTTTATCATAAAATATATCATGATATATTTTAGCTATTATTATGGAAATTTTCAATATAAATTGCATAATTTTATAATGCGGCAAGGCAATCGCAGGGGCACATGGCAATATCCACACGGATATACATGACCTCCCTAAGCGTTAAAGCACAATATATTACGCCATTATTTTTTTGTTCAGTTATAATATCACGAATTATTATTATTTATAATTTTGGTTGCTAATAATCGTTAGCCTATATTATAATAAAACAAATAATATATTCAAACCGAATGGAGGTATGATGGCTTTTAATAAAACTGAAAAAATCTGGATGAGCGGCAAACTTGTAAATTGGGATGACGCTAATATTCATATTTTATCTCATGTTATACATTACGGTTCCGGGCTTTTTGAGGGTGTCCGATGCTACAAAACACCCAAGGGTCCGGCAATTTTTCGTTTGAGAGACCACACTAAAAGGCTGTTTAATTCGTGTAAAATTTACCGCATGGAAGTTCCCTTCACTATGGCTGAGATTGATAACGCCATTATCGAGCTGATTAGAATTAACAAGCTTGATGAATGCTACATCCGGCCGCTTGTATACCGCGGTTATGAAAGCCTTGGCGTTGACCCGACCGGCGTTCCAATTGAGGTCTGTCTGGCGGTATGGCCATGGGGAAAATATCTGGGTCCGGAAGCTTTAGAGAAAGGTGTGTCTGTTTGCGTTAGTTCATGGCGCCGCAATGCTCCCGGAACGATGCCGACAATGGCAAAAGCCACTGCTAATTATATGAACTCCCAGCTTATCAAGCTGGAGGCTATCAATCACGGCTATGTTGAGGGAATTGCATTAGATGCAATCGGTCATGTATCCGAGGGTTCCGGTGAAAACCTGTTTATTGTCAGTGACGGCGTGCTGATTACGCCGCCGTTTGGCGCATCTATTCTGCCCGGCATTACCCGCAATACCGTAATCAAGCTTGCGACGGAAATGGGCATCAAAGTTATCGAGGAAAATATACCGCGCGAAGCGTTATATGTTGTCGATGAAGTATTTTTCACCGGTTCGGCAGCTGAAATTTCACCTATCTCATCAATTGACGGCATAAAAATCGGCGATGGCAAACGCGGTCCTATTACTAAAAAATTACAGGACGCTTATTTCGGCATTTTTGAAGATGGCTTTGATGACAAATATAACTGGCTGACATACGTAAAATGAGAATAGCACTTGGAGCAGACCATAGAGGCTATAAGTATAAAGTAATAATTAAAAACTTATTAATCTCTAAAAACATAGGCTCAGAGGATTTTGGTACATCTTCTGATAAAAGCTGCGATTACCCTGATTTCGGACTGCAAGCCGCCGAGGCGGTCGGCGAACATGTTGTTGAAATGGGTATTGTCATCTGCGGCACCGGCAACGGTATGGCAATGACTGCGAATAAAGTCAAGGGTGTTCGTGCCGCTTTAGCAATTAATCCTGAGATGGCACGCTTAGCAAGAGCGCATAATGACGCCAACATGTTAGTCCTTTCGGAGATGTTTACTCCCGAGGACCAGATAGAAGCGATACTTGACACTTTTTTAAATACCAATTTTGAGGGCGATCGGCACGCGCGGCGAGTCGATAAAATAATTAAATACGAAAAAGGATGATTTTATGTCATACATTAAAGACGTAGACCCGGAAATATACGAGGCTATACGCAATGAGGCAAAACGTCAGCATGGAGGGCTTGAATTGATAGCTTCCGAGAACTTTGTAAGCGAAGCGGTAATGGAAGCGATGGGTTCGGTGATGACCAACAAGTATGCCGAGGGCTATCCGGGCAAACGCTATTATGGAGGCTGTACCTATGTCGATGAGGCTGAGATTTTAGCTCGGCGGCGGTGCGTGAAACTGTTCGGCTGTGAACGCGCCAATGTCCAGCCGCATTCCGGCTCGCAAGCTAATATGGCTGTATACATGGCGTTCTTAAAACCCGGCGATACCATGCTCGGCATGAACCTGTCGCATGGCGGACACCTTACTCATGGACACCCGATCAATTTTTCCGGCAAGCTTTATCATGTGGTGCCGTACAATGTGAACAAAGAAACCGAGGTTATCGATTATGATGAACTGATGGATGTCGCAAAGAAAGCTAAGCCGAAAATGATAGTGGCTGGCGCATCGGCTTATCCGCGGTTCATCGATTTCGAGAAGTTTCGCGCGGTTGCTGATGAGGTTGGCGCTTACCTGATGGTTGACATCGCTCATATTGCGGGTTTGATTGTCGCCGAACTGCATCCCTCGCCTATCCCTTATGCCGATTTCGTTACCAGCACCACGCATAAAACATTGCGCGGTCCCCGCGGCGGGATAATTATGTTTAAGAAGAAGTATATGAAGGAGATTAACCGCGAGGTCATGCCCGGTATTCAGGGCGGGCCGCTTATGCATACTATCGCCGCTAAGGCTGTCGCTTTCAAGGAGGCGATGCAGCCGGAGTTCAATGAATACCAAAAACGGGTTGTGGAAAACGCCAAAGTCTTAGCTGAGGATTTGAAGAACGCTGGTTTCCATGTTGTTTCCGGCGGCACGGATAACCATCTGATGCTGTTAAGTTTTGTCGAGCAGGGATTGACCGGCAAAGAGGTCGAGGAAGCGCTTGAGCAAGCCGGCATCACGGTAAACAAAAACACGGTGCCGTTCGACCCGCAGAAGCCGTTTATCACCTCCGGCATACGTATTGGCACGCCGGCGATTACCACGCGCGGCATGGGTATTGAGGAGATGCACATAATCGCCGATTTCATCACGAAGGTTATCAACAACCTCGGCGATGCGGATGTCATCGGCCGGGTGCGTGATGATGTCGGGCAGTTGTGCGAGAATTTCCCGATATATAGAAGGCAGCGGAATGGGGTTTGAGGTGATGATACATGTTTGGTTTATAAGAAAATATGCCAAGTTAGTAGGGCAGAAGTCCCCGACTTCTGCCTATTCGGGATAGCATGTAGAATGGAGATATCAGGACGAATGTTTGAACCTACCAGTTTGTTGGAATACTGATGATTTTATAAATGTGAGTGCCGAATAGGCAGGTCTCGTCCGCCTCAGGCGGATGCCCTACTTTGTTGCTAACAGCAAACCACCCACCTCACCCCAAAATATATATTGCAATTACATAGCGG contains the following coding sequences:
- a CDS encoding tetratricopeptide repeat protein, with translation MIKLMPKIICAFWAAGILLSSACGPKLPPEERFLNNYQTGHELMLNRKYERAIKHFRKAMKIQDSNPEVYRQMAVCFEKLNETDSAVVYYEGAIVFNPKDSDSYQRIGDIYYEQGDLHEAMTWYDRAKDLGYIQPRSYYRLGNVHYEWQRYEMAKQCYEFAIIADSTYADAYYGLGKIELAAGDTVKAEANFHKAAEAYSHSNSYYMLGTLYYKQQDSDRALKWFEAYLRLAPEGKYSLKAKDYRMKIMLEKKAGRQ
- a CDS encoding branched-chain amino acid transaminase → MAFNKTEKIWMSGKLVNWDDANIHILSHVIHYGSGLFEGVRCYKTPKGPAIFRLRDHTKRLFNSCKIYRMEVPFTMAEIDNAIIELIRINKLDECYIRPLVYRGYESLGVDPTGVPIEVCLAVWPWGKYLGPEALEKGVSVCVSSWRRNAPGTMPTMAKATANYMNSQLIKLEAINHGYVEGIALDAIGHVSEGSGENLFIVSDGVLITPPFGASILPGITRNTVIKLATEMGIKVIEENIPREALYVVDEVFFTGSAAEISPISSIDGIKIGDGKRGPITKKLQDAYFGIFEDGFDDKYNWLTYVK
- a CDS encoding RpiB/LacA/LacB family sugar-phosphate isomerase codes for the protein MRIALGADHRGYKYKVIIKNLLISKNIGSEDFGTSSDKSCDYPDFGLQAAEAVGEHVVEMGIVICGTGNGMAMTANKVKGVRAALAINPEMARLARAHNDANMLVLSEMFTPEDQIEAILDTFLNTNFEGDRHARRVDKIIKYEKG
- a CDS encoding serine hydroxymethyltransferase; its protein translation is MSYIKDVDPEIYEAIRNEAKRQHGGLELIASENFVSEAVMEAMGSVMTNKYAEGYPGKRYYGGCTYVDEAEILARRRCVKLFGCERANVQPHSGSQANMAVYMAFLKPGDTMLGMNLSHGGHLTHGHPINFSGKLYHVVPYNVNKETEVIDYDELMDVAKKAKPKMIVAGASAYPRFIDFEKFRAVADEVGAYLMVDIAHIAGLIVAELHPSPIPYADFVTSTTHKTLRGPRGGIIMFKKKYMKEINREVMPGIQGGPLMHTIAAKAVAFKEAMQPEFNEYQKRVVENAKVLAEDLKNAGFHVVSGGTDNHLMLLSFVEQGLTGKEVEEALEQAGITVNKNTVPFDPQKPFITSGIRIGTPAITTRGMGIEEMHIIADFITKVINNLGDADVIGRVRDDVGQLCENFPIYRRQRNGV